From Rubripirellula reticaptiva, the proteins below share one genomic window:
- a CDS encoding tetratricopeptide repeat protein — MSHDPFSEHASDSRTAQTSANQPSGSNKTIGLILGGLTLLGILFCGGVAVIAYFAVQGAAGSTGLVAVPPRPTKLSEAFQVDANNFERSLVRRFGESQQSEIDSDSVPHFDSSVAAFVNECVEANRVGDTIPMNREMFLDAVQASPCGNSEFGLIDRMAIRSWLDQYEPAPDKFDTHVQIIDVHVDSGTLPGDPKLAQVSLIFYSEESQADAQQWFLINAGDKWEIYDWQSLDFGRRTSDEYAAYNAGDPATSDGYDSAIDQAVDAQRLWNEGQQELAIAKLRQCEAIPMLAEDRSIAMLRIAYIWMSFDEYGEAIRPLTAIKNPDQMWGVWPVLSVCYLNTGEKERALKAALKSQAQSANHPRTHWLLATVYEAFDRDDESADEAVIALQGCPLDQTLVNMVTNNRRTEDVPALVSAVAQIGMPAWIQLADSAAYGMEWSKAVLDFVESGNGIETDAAIVALLRANEAWSRQDYDAAAENFILARDKTSDDQLRRVAVQDHADARIERDRYLSLFTESDDVEGTIRTLCHWVFQDEFYGDVQSLLTAFETHEMDEILSANPNAQPWEIGVRGWCRHELDEHDLALPDLTEFVDWLSSEAITANESTNGDSDPQWLIDSSNETLTETMLSLGKYRDVVERFPNHAGYQSMLVNDLMVQGKESVVAFLDATQTATDPVIKLTRTRLEAFLSVCKGDVSTADSLHRKAISIVDQADPENEHSLRLILNRQRAIDSVINRALPSEIEMAEIDLPLVIFHAVEEAARLNDSKTMRAWAQRVEAVDSDNVDHVMIKTRFAELRFAGGQYGETVELLSESQLNGSEGYWSNRQRELRKQALLELGKSDVLLSELFSKPLSDDGLAPPKPSLHGDGALAVQALALVAKGDFEKLDSIFSTVDKDEVGNWLSIPSQRRWLVRHADDPSIKALLQKHPMSIGYLAPESLGQIWTTANRSMTKDDIESLLESEMGEIFEVVPVSLANEAKESSAWTASSASGQRILIGSSIQTARGTRLPIRKRDEFSQPLLRISIAILDQLPNANRRLFEIASALASDDAIAFTWVDESLTWFGPDLPSKIRWEDRVPIHAETTPTSIDTAENDEDMNSDPRSPQEWTSDLKSSQTPLLVQVTLECGEIIESLPATLIRVEADQYGLIVESMSDSKIEPLFKTGQTYSIRPGYISRAEP; from the coding sequence GTGAGTCACGATCCTTTTTCCGAGCATGCGTCGGACAGCCGTACTGCACAAACTTCAGCGAACCAACCGTCTGGATCGAACAAGACGATTGGCTTGATCCTTGGTGGGCTTACGTTGCTGGGGATATTGTTTTGCGGCGGAGTAGCAGTTATTGCCTATTTTGCTGTTCAAGGCGCCGCCGGATCCACCGGCCTAGTGGCGGTCCCACCGCGGCCGACCAAACTTTCCGAGGCCTTCCAAGTCGACGCCAACAATTTTGAGCGATCGCTTGTCCGGCGATTTGGTGAGTCACAGCAATCCGAAATCGACTCGGACTCCGTGCCCCACTTCGACTCGTCAGTAGCAGCGTTCGTGAACGAATGCGTGGAAGCGAATCGTGTCGGCGACACGATTCCGATGAACCGTGAAATGTTCCTTGACGCTGTCCAAGCCAGCCCGTGCGGCAATAGCGAATTTGGGCTGATCGATCGCATGGCAATTCGCAGTTGGCTTGACCAATATGAACCGGCGCCTGACAAGTTTGACACTCACGTTCAAATTATTGACGTGCACGTCGATAGTGGAACATTGCCAGGCGATCCCAAATTGGCGCAAGTCAGCTTGATTTTCTATTCCGAGGAAAGCCAAGCTGATGCCCAACAGTGGTTCCTGATCAATGCGGGCGATAAGTGGGAAATCTACGACTGGCAGTCACTCGATTTCGGCCGTCGCACTTCTGACGAGTACGCCGCCTACAACGCTGGCGATCCCGCTACATCGGACGGATACGACAGCGCGATTGATCAAGCGGTCGACGCACAGCGACTTTGGAACGAAGGTCAACAAGAACTGGCGATCGCAAAACTTAGGCAGTGCGAAGCAATCCCCATGTTGGCTGAAGATCGTTCCATCGCCATGCTGCGCATCGCCTACATATGGATGTCGTTTGACGAATACGGCGAAGCGATCCGGCCACTAACTGCGATCAAAAATCCTGATCAAATGTGGGGAGTTTGGCCAGTGCTATCGGTCTGCTATTTGAACACGGGCGAAAAAGAACGAGCACTTAAAGCAGCGTTGAAATCGCAAGCACAATCGGCAAACCACCCTCGCACACACTGGCTGCTTGCAACGGTGTACGAAGCGTTTGACCGTGATGACGAATCCGCCGACGAAGCCGTGATCGCATTGCAGGGATGCCCGCTTGATCAAACGCTCGTCAACATGGTGACTAACAACAGACGCACAGAGGATGTACCCGCATTGGTGTCGGCAGTCGCTCAGATTGGCATGCCCGCGTGGATTCAATTGGCCGATTCGGCAGCCTATGGAATGGAATGGTCCAAGGCTGTCCTTGATTTCGTCGAGTCGGGAAACGGCATCGAAACTGACGCTGCGATCGTTGCGTTGTTACGAGCCAACGAAGCCTGGTCCCGACAAGACTATGATGCGGCTGCGGAAAATTTCATCCTCGCCAGAGACAAAACAAGTGACGATCAACTGCGAAGGGTCGCAGTCCAAGATCACGCCGACGCACGAATCGAACGTGACCGATACCTCTCTTTGTTTACAGAATCAGACGACGTCGAGGGAACAATTCGGACGCTTTGCCATTGGGTATTTCAAGACGAATTTTACGGTGACGTTCAGTCCCTGCTAACGGCATTCGAAACGCACGAAATGGACGAGATCTTGTCCGCCAACCCAAACGCTCAGCCTTGGGAAATCGGAGTTCGAGGCTGGTGTCGCCATGAACTTGACGAGCATGATTTGGCGTTGCCCGATCTGACCGAGTTTGTTGATTGGCTTTCCAGCGAGGCTATCACCGCGAATGAGTCGACCAACGGTGACTCGGATCCCCAATGGCTGATCGACAGTAGCAACGAAACACTCACCGAAACAATGCTTTCACTTGGTAAATACCGAGACGTTGTAGAGCGTTTTCCCAACCATGCGGGCTATCAAAGCATGTTGGTGAATGACCTGATGGTTCAGGGCAAAGAAAGCGTGGTTGCATTTCTGGACGCAACCCAGACGGCAACCGATCCCGTTATCAAGCTAACACGGACACGCCTTGAAGCGTTTTTATCAGTGTGCAAAGGCGATGTCTCAACAGCCGACAGCTTGCATCGGAAGGCGATTTCAATTGTCGACCAGGCTGATCCCGAAAACGAGCATTCGCTTCGACTGATCCTAAATCGACAGAGGGCAATCGATTCGGTCATCAACCGCGCGTTACCAAGCGAAATTGAAATGGCCGAAATCGATTTGCCATTAGTTATCTTTCATGCAGTTGAGGAAGCAGCCAGACTGAACGATTCAAAGACAATGCGAGCGTGGGCCCAGCGTGTCGAGGCGGTCGATTCAGATAACGTCGACCATGTAATGATCAAGACACGATTTGCCGAATTACGTTTTGCCGGCGGACAATACGGTGAAACCGTCGAATTACTGTCGGAATCTCAGCTCAACGGCTCAGAAGGATACTGGAGCAACCGTCAACGCGAGTTGCGAAAACAAGCTTTACTAGAACTGGGCAAGTCCGACGTGTTGCTAAGCGAGTTGTTCAGCAAGCCCTTGAGTGACGACGGCCTGGCACCTCCTAAGCCATCGTTGCATGGCGACGGGGCCCTCGCCGTCCAAGCTCTAGCATTGGTTGCGAAAGGCGATTTCGAAAAACTCGATTCTATTTTCAGTACCGTCGACAAAGACGAGGTGGGAAACTGGCTAAGCATCCCAAGTCAACGACGTTGGCTGGTTCGCCATGCTGACGATCCGTCGATAAAGGCGTTGCTGCAAAAACACCCAATGTCGATTGGATACTTGGCCCCCGAATCATTGGGGCAGATCTGGACGACTGCGAATCGCTCGATGACAAAGGATGACATTGAGTCCTTATTAGAAAGCGAAATGGGCGAGATCTTCGAAGTCGTTCCGGTTTCACTCGCAAACGAAGCCAAGGAATCGTCCGCATGGACGGCAAGTTCCGCATCCGGACAAAGGATCCTGATCGGTTCGTCGATCCAAACAGCTCGCGGCACCAGGCTTCCCATACGGAAACGCGATGAGTTTAGTCAGCCACTGCTTCGAATTAGCATCGCCATACTCGATCAACTTCCCAACGCGAATCGACGTTTGTTCGAAATTGCCTCGGCTTTGGCTTCCGACGACGCAATTGCATTTACCTGGGTTGACGAATCGTTGACGTGGTTTGGGCCAGATCTACCAAGCAAAATTCGCTGGGAAGATCGCGTGCCAATCCATGCTGAAACGACTCCAACTTCGATTGACACTGCTGAAAATGACGAAGACATGAATTCTGATCCGCGATCACCTCAGGAGTGGACAAGCGATTTAAAATCAAGCCAGACACCACTGCTTGTACAAGTCACACTGGAATGCGGAGAGATAATCGAATCATTGCCTGCTACGCTGATCCGCGTCGAAGCCGACCAATATGGATTGATTGTTGAGTCGATGTCAGACTCGAAAATCGAGCCACTTTTTAAGACAGGACAGACGTATTCAATTCGCCCCGGTTACATCTCGCGTGCCGAGCCTTGA
- a CDS encoding Hpt domain-containing protein, whose translation MHDAHMMQKFAKEAREHLSGIETSLHQLRTNGTVIDNDLVNSVMKSVRSIESSAKLLGFVQINSLSHRLENVLAALRDNKLIPSLANFVIILASTQRLRLLVDSIETSDQTNNSKHFAELDQLLAASAGKGKSNTARTAAKKARQSAVPRAKSATTGPRPKAKPSVATTIEGSLDEIIDLLDSAITDVGNSLEKPIVSKSRIDGSSTNIHHCDIPNVDGQDPDQ comes from the coding sequence ATGCATGATGCACATATGATGCAAAAGTTCGCCAAGGAAGCTCGCGAACACCTCTCAGGTATCGAAACCTCATTGCATCAACTTCGCACAAATGGCACGGTCATTGACAACGACTTGGTAAACTCCGTCATGAAATCGGTCCGCTCGATTGAGAGTTCAGCCAAACTGCTTGGATTTGTTCAAATCAACTCTCTCTCGCATCGGCTAGAAAACGTCTTAGCTGCCTTACGGGATAACAAATTGATTCCCAGTTTAGCCAATTTCGTCATAATTCTAGCCTCGACCCAGCGATTGCGATTGCTCGTAGACTCAATCGAGACAAGCGACCAGACGAACAACAGCAAACACTTCGCCGAACTAGACCAACTGTTAGCAGCTTCCGCCGGGAAGGGCAAATCAAACACAGCAAGAACAGCGGCCAAGAAAGCTCGCCAATCTGCGGTTCCGAGAGCAAAATCCGCAACGACAGGACCTCGGCCCAAAGCAAAACCATCCGTGGCAACGACGATCGAAGGATCTCTCGATGAGATCATTGACCTGTTAGATTCCGCCATAACCGATGTCGGCAACAGTCTCGAAAAACCGATCGTTAGCAAATCTAGAATCGACGGCTCGAGCACTAACATCCATCATTGCGACATCCCGAATGTCGATGGGCAAGATCCAGACCAATAA
- a CDS encoding HD-GYP domain-containing protein — MQDQANVRVGLDEIRLGATCKYDIHDENGILLLGNGRPLTAVVRDQIIERGVSFLEVSSEDAKALRGEKPSGVQPLRRTQSSDALPKLRLTNRGSEPYSDKRAAAMRQQVASAIGVISNLGEQIDGISNSAVHELCGIPKSLLAMVEEDSDQSFLTSCCVKSEDHLARRCARMSLLAISTAIELEMSEDEVIQAGTAGLLHDLGLYRFPEKFRDPRKLLNHNEAWEYRRHPTMSVDAVSMITSISNETRLIIHQVHERPDGSGYPRGIRSNVIHPVASILSIVDAYLSLTDPGPARPGYLPHDALIFMLHECGRRMFDAAAMRAFLNQITLYPIGSRVELDNGSIATVMRRCHSNYATPVVVVENESESPIELASSERSIMRPIVDQETSQIRITKTMMGAMSIDMLEPALG; from the coding sequence ATGCAGGATCAGGCGAACGTACGTGTGGGGCTGGACGAAATCCGTCTAGGCGCGACGTGCAAGTACGACATACACGACGAAAACGGGATACTGTTGCTCGGCAACGGTCGTCCGTTGACGGCTGTCGTTCGCGACCAGATCATTGAACGTGGTGTCTCTTTCCTGGAAGTCTCGTCCGAAGATGCAAAGGCGCTTCGCGGCGAAAAACCATCTGGCGTACAGCCGCTGCGTCGCACTCAATCGAGCGACGCGTTACCCAAGCTTCGATTGACCAATCGCGGTTCGGAGCCTTACTCGGACAAACGAGCCGCCGCGATGCGGCAACAAGTTGCGTCTGCGATTGGCGTGATCTCGAATCTCGGGGAACAGATTGACGGTATCTCCAATAGTGCAGTGCATGAACTGTGCGGGATACCTAAATCTCTGTTGGCTATGGTCGAAGAAGACTCGGACCAGTCATTCTTGACTAGTTGCTGCGTCAAATCCGAAGACCATCTGGCTCGCCGCTGTGCACGAATGTCGCTACTAGCGATCAGCACCGCGATTGAATTGGAGATGAGCGAAGACGAGGTGATCCAGGCTGGAACGGCAGGTTTGCTGCACGACTTGGGACTCTACCGGTTCCCCGAAAAGTTTCGTGATCCACGCAAATTGCTAAATCATAACGAAGCGTGGGAGTATCGCCGTCATCCGACCATGAGCGTCGATGCGGTATCGATGATCACATCGATTTCTAATGAAACACGACTGATCATTCATCAAGTGCATGAACGGCCAGACGGCAGTGGTTATCCACGCGGCATTCGTTCCAATGTGATTCATCCGGTGGCTAGTATTCTTAGCATAGTTGATGCGTATTTATCGTTGACCGATCCGGGGCCAGCGCGACCCGGTTACCTGCCTCATGACGCCCTAATTTTCATGCTGCATGAGTGCGGGCGGCGAATGTTCGATGCCGCCGCGATGCGAGCATTCTTGAATCAGATCACGCTGTATCCAATCGGAAGTCGAGTTGAATTGGACAACGGATCAATCGCAACGGTGATGCGACGATGCCATTCAAACTATGCAACGCCTGTGGTCGTGGTTGAGAACGAAAGCGAGTCTCCGATCGAACTTGCGTCTTCCGAACGGTCAATCATGCGACCAATTGTCGATCAAGAAACGAGCCAAATTCGAATCACGAAGACGATGATGGGTGCTATGAGCATCGACATGCTCGAACCGGCGTTGGGCTAA
- a CDS encoding DUF4261 domain-containing protein: protein MAKGLFTQGMCILLRSPVTIASIEERLKDFKLVGRHDSVDDDHAPQTLVYDYRSEVGGHLLVTPSDSVWPDDMGDPDESPERFVAWSLGQFGPLAFPGCLRRSSEQSWGWEEGEQKVKQHTSHIRLLISYVLGAEEAADDEDDLPLIPDDYDPLDELNFITRAVTTLLEADEAICYFNPGGEVICDESGLRRGLNHAWSHELPPLEMWTNVRLFNATETWSLMDTVGNAQFDLPDLEAIFDCKKFEPSEIETFLRSASLYMIENDDDVEDGDTADGPGGLTWVAMECYDALSDPPRETIRWVPQDGATPPDELLERGEEPDYDEDLFDSDISIDDEDDFDELDD from the coding sequence ATGGCGAAAGGTTTGTTCACCCAAGGGATGTGCATCCTGCTGCGCAGCCCGGTGACAATCGCCTCGATCGAAGAGCGACTTAAAGACTTTAAATTGGTCGGTCGCCATGATTCCGTCGACGATGATCATGCACCGCAAACGTTGGTCTATGACTATCGTTCCGAAGTTGGCGGGCACTTGTTGGTTACGCCTTCAGACTCGGTCTGGCCGGACGATATGGGTGACCCCGATGAGTCGCCTGAACGTTTCGTCGCTTGGTCGCTTGGACAGTTCGGCCCGCTTGCGTTCCCTGGCTGTTTGCGGCGTTCGTCGGAACAGTCTTGGGGTTGGGAAGAAGGCGAGCAAAAAGTCAAGCAACACACTTCGCACATCAGGCTGCTGATCAGTTATGTGTTGGGCGCCGAGGAGGCGGCCGACGATGAAGATGACCTGCCGCTGATCCCGGATGACTATGATCCGCTGGACGAACTGAACTTCATCACTCGAGCCGTGACAACTTTGTTGGAAGCGGACGAGGCGATCTGCTACTTTAACCCTGGCGGTGAAGTGATTTGCGACGAGTCGGGTTTACGGCGTGGTCTCAACCATGCCTGGAGTCACGAGCTTCCGCCGCTGGAAATGTGGACAAATGTTCGACTTTTCAATGCGACCGAAACATGGTCGTTGATGGACACGGTCGGGAACGCTCAGTTCGATCTTCCCGATTTGGAAGCGATCTTTGATTGCAAAAAATTCGAACCGTCTGAAATCGAAACATTCTTGCGTAGCGCATCGCTTTACATGATCGAAAACGACGACGACGTCGAAGATGGCGACACTGCCGACGGGCCAGGTGGGCTGACGTGGGTCGCGATGGAGTGCTATGACGCACTTTCGGATCCACCACGCGAAACCATTCGTTGGGTTCCACAAGACGGCGCTACTCCGCCCGACGAATTGCTAGAACGAGGTGAAGAGCCCGATTACGACGAGGACTTGTTCGATAGCGATATTTCGATTGATGACGAAGACGACTTTGATGAGTTAGACGACTAG
- a CDS encoding acyltransferase family protein, whose product MDSTQNPTTDPQRLALPIKPVSESLKQSAGTCSAGTSTLAGIDSVRAAAAVGVVALHAGAPYLKNPMPGLAWSIRDQSSSVVDFAFWSIELVIMPVFLVIAGFFAWQSLSRSTPVAMVKTRSKRLLIPLAFAMVVVLPLDLYAWVLGWVAEGWVEPVKLRSLKFDGVIDQNLWGLSHLWFLQYLFLYILVLAVGKHVANRRRERTRSHSISHLGQGPAARPSLFWTLSVGWFVVAAVVVWLRPHVVWGFQHAFFPVPSKWLYHGLFFAAGVGLAIGDPKMLRLSAVAPRLVIPCLMLGVATVSLGQWHLGRWQQAQNETLAAVDGQASVTSNLFAEPMLAVMTPFAALAITLAMIGVSVAKIRQVPVAIEYLAAASFWVYLVHHPILGLVHVDLKWFAGDAISPALKAFAACVVSLTVSLLTFEALVRKTQFGRMLGMNYSLRTSEQPAGANTAIGAGNIDVISIEFGQTGAGSAARHSTPTDDRGDQHQPRRAA is encoded by the coding sequence ATGGACTCGACGCAAAACCCAACGACCGATCCGCAGCGGCTAGCGTTACCGATCAAGCCGGTCAGCGAGTCATTAAAACAATCGGCTGGAACTTGTTCGGCTGGCACGTCGACGCTCGCGGGCATCGACTCGGTCCGGGCTGCGGCCGCGGTCGGCGTCGTCGCCCTGCACGCCGGGGCGCCTTATCTCAAAAATCCCATGCCTGGGCTGGCATGGTCGATCCGAGATCAATCAAGCAGTGTCGTCGATTTTGCGTTTTGGTCGATCGAGCTGGTTATCATGCCGGTCTTTCTGGTTATCGCTGGATTCTTTGCCTGGCAATCACTTTCGCGTTCAACACCTGTGGCGATGGTCAAAACGCGATCGAAACGACTGCTGATCCCGCTAGCATTCGCGATGGTGGTGGTTCTGCCGCTGGATCTATACGCCTGGGTTCTGGGATGGGTCGCCGAAGGATGGGTCGAGCCTGTGAAGCTTCGCAGTCTGAAGTTCGACGGTGTGATCGACCAAAACCTTTGGGGGCTCAGTCACCTTTGGTTTTTACAGTACTTGTTCCTGTACATTCTTGTGCTGGCGGTTGGCAAGCATGTCGCCAATCGTCGTCGCGAACGCACGCGAAGTCACTCAATTTCCCATCTCGGTCAGGGCCCAGCAGCACGGCCTAGCTTGTTTTGGACGCTTTCGGTGGGGTGGTTCGTTGTCGCCGCCGTGGTTGTTTGGTTGCGTCCCCATGTCGTTTGGGGATTCCAGCACGCGTTTTTTCCGGTTCCATCCAAATGGCTTTATCACGGTCTCTTCTTCGCGGCCGGCGTTGGGCTTGCGATCGGTGATCCAAAAATGCTTCGGCTGTCGGCCGTTGCGCCACGTCTGGTGATCCCGTGTCTGATGCTTGGTGTTGCAACGGTCAGTCTGGGACAATGGCATTTGGGGCGATGGCAACAGGCACAAAATGAAACCCTTGCGGCTGTCGATGGTCAAGCCTCGGTTACGTCGAATCTGTTCGCCGAACCCATGTTGGCCGTGATGACGCCTTTCGCAGCTCTAGCAATCACGCTGGCGATGATTGGGGTGTCCGTCGCAAAGATTCGTCAGGTCCCAGTTGCGATTGAGTATTTGGCGGCAGCATCATTTTGGGTTTATCTGGTACACCACCCGATCCTTGGCCTCGTTCATGTCGATCTAAAGTGGTTTGCCGGCGATGCCATCAGCCCGGCTCTGAAGGCATTTGCGGCGTGCGTCGTTTCGCTAACCGTTTCTCTACTGACATTCGAAGCGTTAGTTCGCAAGACGCAGTTTGGGCGAATGCTTGGGATGAATTACTCACTTCGGACGTCAGAACAGCCAGCTGGGGCAAACACCGCAATCGGAGCTGGAAACATCGACGTGATCTCAATCGAATTTGGCCAGACTGGTGCTGGATCCGCTGCCCGTCATTCTACGCCGACGGACGACCGAGGCGATCAGCACCAGCCTCGGCGAGCGGCTTAG